The sequence below is a genomic window from Falco rusticolus isolate bFalRus1 chromosome 8, bFalRus1.pri, whole genome shotgun sequence.
TAAAGGGGCAGGGGCAACAGGTAAGTCTGCCTGTGCTTTCTGTCTTCGCGTGTGGAGGGCTCAGGCTCCTGCCTCAGAGCACAGCGAGGGCAGAGGCAAGGATGCCCCCGACACGACATGGCCGGGTGCCGCGCGTCCCACGCCTGCCAGCCTGGTCGCTGCCGAATCCGCGGCCTGGAGGGAGGCACGAAGCCACGGAGCTTCTCCCACCGCTGTGCGGGCCTGCGGGGTGGGAGAGCACCGtgaccgccccccccccagcagcggGGCTCCCAGAGGCATCTCCCCGCGGCGGCAGGCCGCTCCCTGCCCCGCACCGGCGCTCCTGGAGTCCACGGGCAGCGGAGAGCGCCCACCCGCCCGCTAGGCCTCGCCGCCCGTCGGCCCTCGGGGGGCAGCTCTCCGGCCGGCAGCGGCGCTGCTTTCCCGCCCCCAGGCGCACACGCCGCTCCCGCGGGAGCCGCCCGGCACTGAGCCGGCTGCGCCCAGGGAGAGCTGCCGCCCCGCCGCGAAGGCCTGTggggcggggcgcggcccgGAAGCGGAAGCGGAAGCGAGCGGCGCCCCAAGTTGCGGCGCCTCTGTGGCGGCTGGGCCGCTCGGCACGGGGCTGCGGCCCGGCCCTTCCGCTTCCTCCCGGGAGCCGGCGGCGGCtgcgcgggcggcgggagccggCGGCGGCGAGTGACGGGGTGTCCCTCGGCAGCGCTGAGGGGCGGCGCGGCACGGTGCGGCCCATGGACCGGCACAAAGTCAAGCGGCAGCGGCTGGACCGGATCTGCGAAGGTGAGTGAGGCGGGGCGGGCGCCGCGTGGGGCCAcgcccggcggcggcccggggcccggcggcggcggcgggacggggTGCGGCGGGGAGCCTGGCCCGGCTGCCGCTCCCCCAGCCGGGCTGCAGCGCTCCCGCTGCCGGCGGTGGGCTTCCACCCGCGCCTCTACGGCAGGGCCCCGCAGGCCTGCCGCCTGCCGGGGGCTCggtgccgcccgccgccggAGAGGGGCGGCTGCCCGTGACTGTCGGGGCCGTGGACGTACCCGCTGcggtgctgcctggggaggaaaCGGAGCTGGTGCCCcggggtgctgagctggggggggcaggctggggggcggcgggcccgaAGGGCTCTGTGTCTAGTTTCGGCAGCCCAGGGTAAGGTGGCACGCTTCTGCGTGGACCGCCTCTACTAGCTCGTTGCTGATAaaccatgttttatttttcttttatagtgGTGGAAgagttttggtttcttttcacTAGCTTCGTTTCCCTTCATTcatttcctgtttatttcttttgctttgacTAATCTCTTCCAAAATACTACAGTATTTATATAAGTACCCATATATATAGCAGAACTAGTGATGTGTCAGACAGGCAAACAAGGGTTCCAGCATTCTTGTCTTTCACATAATCATTCCTGCTGACTTTCTTAATAGGCATACGGCCTCCTATTGTGAATGGCCCGATGCCAGCACGGCCACTGGTTGCGCTCCTGGATGGACGAGATTGCACGGTGGAGATGCCCATCTTGAAGGATGTTGCTACGGTGGCATTTTGCGATGCTCAGTCAACTCAGGAAATCCATGAAAAGGTGGGGTAGAAAATTTGCGAACATTCAGATATAGAGCTCTGCCTCTTGGAGTAAGCAGAGCAGACTGATTTGGACTGGTTTTTGTTGTAGGTGCTGAATGAAGCAGTAGGAGCTCTGATGTATCACACCATTACCCTCTCTCGTCAGGATCTGGAGAAATTCAAAGCCCTCAGGGTCATTGTGCGTATTGGCAGTGGCTATGACAATGTTGACATCAAATCTGCTGCAGAATTAGGTATGATGACAACATTAGGGTTCTGTTGCGATCAGAACGGAATGTGATGTGGAACACTgctcatgtttttctgttttatagcTGACTgcatttaaaaccttttatgTAAAAAGATTTGGAGCTGCTTAATATCAGGCATCTTTAGGAAGCTGACCAATATCGGAACTGGTAGGTGACTTGAAAGAAAGATTCTCAGTTCTCAGATTTCTCTGCCATAGATGTCAGTGTCTTTGCTGTTTGGGATTCAGAAACCTGAATATGGTTTCAGTAAATTTTGGTGAggtggttttgggttgtttgtggGGAAAGAATTGAGCAAACTGATGTCTGAAAGCAGCCTGCAAATGCTGATGCAGGATACTCCCTGTAAATGCTTGATTAGTAagttttcctgttaattttttatatgcAGGTAGGTTCTGATTCAGCACTTTTATTATTGATCCCTTTAGAGCCCTAGGCCTGTGAAAAATCTCTGGATCAGGTGACAAAAGGCTGCTGTTCATTAAACATGGCAGTGAGACCCTTGGACCTTGTAGTCTCCTAGGTGAAGTGGATCATCTAAGTGCCCTGCCCCTTTTTTAGGTTTGTGTCAGAGATTTGAAACATTTCTTAGTGTAATGCAGATCAGATTAAGCTTAATCAAATGcaggtatttatatataaaatttaaataggCGTTATAATTTCCAGATCTGTAAGAACAGATGAATTGCAAATAAAGGAAGAGTGCATGTTTGTCTAGTGCTTGAGTTAGGTATAAAGAGTCTTCTCACATGAACGCTTCAGCTGAATAGTCCCAAGAGTGCCTGGCAACGTCCTTGGCTCTCATGTCCTTGGCAGCTGTTACATTTTTGGGCTGAGTTTGGAACCTAATCTGCTTCTAGTGTTCTCCTCTTAAAGTCACCATCCATATCATTGATTCATTCGGTTTCAGAGTTTTCCCATTCCCCCTACTCCACACTCATTAACCCAAGGAGAAAGGGGTCAGAGTTCTTTTCCCATCATACTGCTGCTTGCCACTTTTGCTTTGGAGCGATAGTATGATGACTCTTATGCATGGCCGGGTTTGCTTTTTCATGGACAATTAATGATTATTTGGATGCTTAGCTAGGCCATTCAGTTCATTCTGAGGTAAGATACTGCTGCTTATGCATTCTGAATCTTCAAATCAGACCAAAGGGCCATTGggtgtttgcattttcttatcCTTTGGCATAATACTGCATGTAAACACAAATTTGTGTCTAGCAGTGTAAGAGATGAATGCATGTGGCTTGTCTGAATGAGATGGTAACCAGTGAGATTAAAAGAAGTTAGGTTTCCCTGTCTTCCCACCTCGCGTCTTCTGAGTCGTCTGTGGCATTATGGCACAATTGTGACGGATTTGATAGAGAAAAGGAGTCGAATGTCTGGGACTGTGTGTGGCCATCGCTCTCCTCGTTCTCTTTGGAGAGCATGGTCTGAGTTTAGTTGAATGTCTCCTCTGTAACTGGCTTCCAAAAGAGTGATGCATTGCTGAATTTTATGCACCCTCAACTACTGCCCATAGATTTTATTCCTAGTTTTTAGATAGGTGGTGACTTTTTGAATTAAGGatagcagcagcaaagtggTATTTTGTCAGTTATCCACCCCcgttgacttttttttgttgtttaatgaCCAGATTTTGTTATAGTGTTccatctttccctttcctgacAGTAATTTGTGCTTCCAGGACTTTAACTCCATTTGCATTAGTAATTTGCTTGATAGTTGTAGCTATGGGTTTTATGGTCCCTTGTGGTTCTATGTTATTGTAGAGCAGGAGTGTTAtgtgttgttatttttaaatgtaacttcAAATGGGTTTAGAGAGGCTCCTGTGGCTTCTCTCAGTGTTTAATGAGTGAGTTACTTATTGTTGCTCCTGGGGAAGCTGATGCTTGCAGTGAGCATCTGGACTGTGAGGCATGAAAGAGCTCAACCATCTGTCTTAATTCTTTTACAGTCTGCCAGTTAATCTGTCAGGAGTATCTCTGGAATGAGTGCATCTTTTTGGATGCAGCTCTTCTAAAACAGTCAGTTTCTTGCATCACTTGTATGACccagttttctcatttcagcCTGGTTTTTcgtttttggttttgggtttttttttctctcctggtgAGTGTGTCAATCAAATATTTGTAAGGAAGGAATGGTATTTCCTTGGGGTTAAAAAGCTGACTGGTCACATCTATGTTGCTGTAGAATGAGCTTTTGAAATGAATCCTGTGTTTCTTGGCAGTTCTGGAGCACTGAATTGTCTTTCAGCACTTATGCCTGAAGAGCTCTATGTTGGTTTAGCGTTGTGATGCTAAAAATCTTATATGACCTCTGTGGCTTTGTAGGCATTGCAGTTTGCAACATCCCTTCCTCCTCAGTAGAGGAGACTGCTGACTCCACCCTCTGCCACATCTTGAACCTATATCGCCGTGTTACTTGGCTACATCAGGCTATGCGTGAAGGGAATCGAGCCTCGAGTGTAGAACAGATTCGAGAGGTGGCTGGAGGCGCTGTGCGTATCCGTGGGGAGACTTTGGGCATCATTGGACTAGGTAAGTGATGGGAACTGTTGAATTGAAAAGTGAACTGTGAAAGTTTTTGGGAACCTAAGAgtcacagactgaaaaaagtGGTAACTTTACGGCTGTTCGTTGTGAAACACACATAAGGAATGCTAGTGCCCTATTCTGTGATGCTGGATATCTTCAAGAGTTGGGTGTATGCCATGGgattggggatttttttttttttttaattcaaatgaCTAGAAGAATTGGAACATTCAGACAGCTCTTCTCGGTGACTGTTTCCCAGTGTGCTAGGTTCTGTATCAGTAACAAAGCTACCAATTCCTTCTCCCAAGTTCTTGTAATCAGATTATTACTGCCTCTGACTCAGAGTCCAGGTCTGGTTTGAAAAACAGAGCTCCTTCTAGGCTAAGCTCTGGCTATTGCATGGGGAAGGACTAGAATTGGCCACATGGGATCAGCACTGAATAACCTCCTCTGGATCCCTATGGCAATCCTACGGGTTTCCAGGGCTGCACTACCTTGGGCCCTGGCAGTAAACTCCAGTGTAGGCTCCCAGTCTATCCCAGTATCTTGTCTTTAAAGTTTGTTTTACCTTTCCTTGATGattgtgggttttcttttgtgaaggCCGAGTTGGACAGGCAGTGGCTCTGCGAGCCAAGTCCTTTGGCTTCAACGTGATTTTCTATGATCCCTATCTGCCGGATGGAGTGGAGCGATCCTTGGGTTTACAACGAGTAGGAACCCTGCAGGATCTACTAATGCACAGCGATTGCATCACATTGCACTGCAGCCTGAATGAACATAACCATCACCTCATCAATGACTTCACTATTAAACAGGTGCAGCAGGAGCTTGATTTCCCCCACAGAGCACTGTGGAAATGAATGCAaacagaaactgctgctttcacagaggCTGAGAGCGTGTGAATCCTGCTGCCTCTGTCGTgtgcctcctgctgcctttggaGGCTGGGAGCGTGTGGATCCGGGTGCCTGTGCTTTGTGCTGTATAGAATTCTGTGTTAAGAGGAGAATAGGATTGGctttttttgccatttataAATAATGTCTTAGGTGATTCAATAATTTCAAATTAcctttaaaatgtataattGACTCTGCTGGTTAGAGCCAGATGTGGTGTGGCTGGGACTGCATAAGTTTCTTTACACAGCTCTGCCAAAGTCTCTCTGCCCAAGCCCACTGCAAAGTCAGTCTCGGGCTCTACTCCACTAGACTATGaatgcttttcagtgctttgatgAGAGACACCTGGACGTTGTAGTCCAGTTTTGTATAGCTGGATACTTGATTCAtgtcctctttcttttttaatgtagtaGGATGAATATGGAGTGCAGAACTTGAGAGTTCCACTTTTGCCCTTGTTgtcttgtggttttgtttgttcatttttaaagcaaatttctcAAGAATTGCTTGCAGGCATTTCCCCTGTCGTTAGCTTTGCAGTGAGAGCACTCCTAGTTCGTCCAGGCCTCATCTAATCACTGCAGGCTCCTGCTCATTTCCAGTAGACTTCCCAAGATTCACTTAGCTTCCGTGAAAAATCTCATTCTCAACCCACTTAATATCTATCTTCTTCCAGATGCGCCAGGGCTGCTTCTTAGTGAACACAGCCCGGGGAGGGCTGGTAGATGAGAAAGCCTTAGCACAAGCCTTGAAAGAGGGGAGAATCAGAGGAACAGCATTGGATGTGCATGAGTCTGAGCCTTTCAGGTAATGTTGCGCCTGCATGCCAGCTGCTATCCTGTGACTCGTCTACACTGGATgattcttttgggtttttgttaTTTGAGTTACAGTGATACCTGAGAGGACAGATGGGGTTATCACATCTGtagagaaacttttttttttttccccctaacagCTTTGCTCAGGGGCCCTTAAAAGACGCACCCAATGTGATCTGCACCCCTCACACTGCCTGGTACAGTGAGCAGGCTTCCATTGAATCCAGAGAAGATGCAGCTAAAGAGATCCGCAGAGCTATTACAGGTAATGAGGAAgactctgctctgcagctgct
It includes:
- the LOC119152261 gene encoding C-terminal-binding protein 2-like, giving the protein MDRHKVKRQRLDRICEGIRPPIVNGPMPARPLVALLDGRDCTVEMPILKDVATVAFCDAQSTQEIHEKVLNEAVGALMYHTITLSRQDLEKFKALRVIVRIGSGYDNVDIKSAAELGIAVCNIPSSSVEETADSTLCHILNLYRRVTWLHQAMREGNRASSVEQIREVAGGAVRIRGETLGIIGLGRVGQAVALRAKSFGFNVIFYDPYLPDGVERSLGLQRVGTLQDLLMHSDCITLHCSLNEHNHHLINDFTIKQMRQGCFLVNTARGGLVDEKALAQALKEGRIRGTALDVHESEPFSFAQGPLKDAPNVICTPHTAWYSEQASIESREDAAKEIRRAITGHIPDALRNCVNKEYLLLAAQWSSIDPATVYPELNGAAAYRFPPVVGVATPGLPEPPVVEGIVAHGIPPVSHSAPRTPSPGETSKLDADREIPADQ